One Agrobacterium vaccinii DNA window includes the following coding sequences:
- a CDS encoding glycoside hydrolase family protein, which produces MPITKISTQGRAFMRLHEGNPLTCYLDPVGIPTIGTGFTTGSDSVRRELAKIGITKLVPGKTKITAAQSDDILDAVLGAEYVPAVVAGSPTDRKQHELDAASSVTFNLGVGAMKWTWADLWRKGKTKAAAAHLASNYNTAKGKKLPGLVRRRREEALLFEKGTYTGVGGVTKEVTAEPPVLPDPVVKEAQELLTTAGLNPGAVDGWMGAKTKAAVIAYQKAHPHLIADGIIGPATIAQLRRDAGAAKDMVTKGASSAAGSGLLAFTAGLPWGWITAGVLVAVVGYVAYRNRDVVIRRWNSWRGKEVKV; this is translated from the coding sequence ATGCCAATTACCAAAATCTCCACACAGGGGAGGGCTTTCATGCGCCTGCATGAGGGCAATCCACTAACTTGCTATCTCGACCCTGTCGGCATCCCGACGATCGGGACGGGCTTCACAACGGGCAGCGATTCCGTTCGTCGCGAACTGGCCAAGATCGGCATCACGAAGCTGGTGCCAGGTAAGACCAAGATAACGGCCGCGCAGAGCGACGACATTCTAGATGCTGTCCTTGGCGCCGAATACGTGCCTGCTGTCGTCGCAGGCTCGCCGACTGACCGAAAACAGCACGAGCTCGATGCTGCATCGTCCGTGACGTTCAACCTCGGCGTTGGTGCGATGAAGTGGACTTGGGCCGACCTCTGGCGCAAAGGCAAGACCAAAGCGGCAGCCGCGCATCTCGCCAGCAACTACAATACCGCCAAAGGCAAGAAGCTGCCGGGACTGGTTCGTCGCCGCAGAGAAGAGGCACTTCTGTTCGAGAAGGGCACCTATACGGGCGTAGGTGGTGTGACCAAGGAAGTGACCGCCGAGCCGCCAGTATTACCGGATCCAGTCGTCAAGGAAGCGCAGGAACTGCTCACGACAGCTGGCCTCAATCCCGGTGCGGTGGATGGCTGGATGGGCGCAAAGACCAAAGCGGCTGTGATTGCATACCAAAAGGCACACCCGCACCTCATCGCGGACGGCATCATCGGTCCCGCCACGATTGCGCAGCTTCGTCGTGACGCAGGTGCAGCCAAGGACATGGTCACGAAGGGCGCAAGCTCGGCGGCTGGTTCTGGACTGCTGGCATTCACCGCTGGCCTTCCATGGGGCTGGATCACCGCCGGCGTGCTTGTCGCAGTCGTCGGCTACGTGGCCTACCGCAACCGAGACGTCGTTATCCGCCGCTGGAATAGCTGGCGCGGCAAGGAGGTGAAGGTTTGA
- a CDS encoding polysaccharide pyruvyl transferase family protein, with translation MRKINVYSAAVKGEFGSTAENFGDNLMHFMLPELFNVQVRYVHHSKADLIGVGSIIDSYWRRRRNGHAKFWQKRPWRTLSVWGSGFMSSHSIDLWPQKLRYHAVRGPLSAARVPDGDKIALGDPAILLPKIWVGPTVKEREVLVIPHFASYESFSSHYQNQLPKHWKIVDLRSDPKHVCEQIAASEFVITSSLHGLIVADAYGVPSCRVNPIKEIKGDGFKYRDYEQQRGQRLAGPFDFEQILRGPLDFSSDEFRPIVPSDEVVESLISAFPYR, from the coding sequence GTGAGAAAGATCAATGTATACTCAGCCGCGGTGAAAGGTGAGTTTGGCTCTACTGCAGAAAATTTTGGCGATAACTTAATGCATTTTATGTTGCCTGAATTGTTCAACGTCCAGGTACGATACGTGCATCATTCAAAAGCGGACCTCATAGGCGTAGGTAGCATCATTGACTCATATTGGCGTCGCCGACGAAATGGGCACGCCAAATTTTGGCAGAAGCGGCCTTGGCGGACGCTTTCAGTATGGGGGAGCGGATTCATGTCTTCTCATTCAATTGACCTGTGGCCCCAGAAACTTCGATATCACGCAGTCCGCGGCCCGCTTTCTGCCGCGCGCGTTCCTGATGGAGACAAGATTGCACTCGGTGACCCAGCAATTCTTTTGCCAAAAATTTGGGTCGGACCGACAGTAAAAGAACGTGAAGTACTGGTTATTCCCCATTTTGCGTCATATGAAAGCTTTTCATCGCACTATCAAAATCAACTGCCAAAACATTGGAAAATCGTTGACCTCCGGAGCGATCCTAAGCATGTATGCGAACAAATTGCTGCGAGCGAATTCGTTATCACAAGTAGCCTGCATGGTCTCATAGTTGCTGATGCTTACGGTGTGCCATCCTGTCGGGTCAATCCTATCAAGGAAATCAAGGGGGATGGTTTCAAGTACCGAGACTACGAGCAGCAGAGAGGTCAACGCTTGGCAGGGCCATTTGACTTTGAACAGATATTGAGAGGACCTCTGGATTTCAGTTCTGATGAATTCCGACCAATAGTGCCATCAGATGAAGTCGTTGAGAGCCTTATTTCGGCTTTTCCTTATCGGTGA
- a CDS encoding class I SAM-dependent methyltransferase translates to MKVGRETAGLKRIIRRFALRKIAKMEFGELEQLRFYQFKSSTAKFFYDRFGRTDIRVLDTPHFSFARSISLDQGRGEGEQYYRDYLAASWGEASSEERINARVKDFRAHFEHCRTTRNVQRPTITRILNTSDPFVIDGNHRTAMLAALQKPASVEILPPDLATLIFSRSTEFYGTGFRDMPYQSVFLNGEEVIKGRRNDALARLKLLPDGILKGASVLDVASNIGMSSLFAHRLGASKCVGLEISRKMVDFASRFAMFDGRYPQVQFRQFNIDDDELAGETRYDTAFMFSIHDHLKRPSNLLKIAEEAVDRYVVFEGHPNGKQEDYSGFFESGIFKNVQQLGVLPESVFNQSMNRILWLCEK, encoded by the coding sequence ATGAAAGTTGGCAGAGAAACGGCTGGACTAAAAAGAATTATTCGGCGCTTCGCTTTGCGAAAAATTGCAAAGATGGAATTTGGCGAGCTAGAGCAGCTTCGATTTTATCAATTCAAATCATCGACTGCCAAATTTTTCTACGATCGCTTTGGTCGCACGGATATTCGGGTTTTGGATACTCCGCACTTTTCTTTCGCTAGATCTATTTCTTTGGATCAGGGCAGAGGCGAGGGTGAACAATACTATAGAGACTATCTAGCCGCTAGCTGGGGCGAGGCCTCAAGCGAAGAGCGTATCAATGCCAGAGTCAAAGACTTCCGAGCTCATTTCGAACATTGTCGAACCACACGTAATGTTCAGCGTCCAACAATAACGCGGATCCTAAATACATCGGACCCTTTCGTTATAGACGGCAATCACCGCACCGCGATGTTAGCAGCGTTGCAGAAGCCGGCAAGCGTTGAGATTTTGCCACCCGATCTCGCCACACTTATATTTTCTAGATCTACTGAGTTTTACGGCACTGGCTTCCGAGATATGCCTTACCAGAGCGTTTTTCTGAATGGTGAGGAAGTTATCAAAGGCCGTAGGAACGATGCTTTAGCGCGCCTAAAACTGCTGCCAGATGGAATTTTAAAAGGTGCGTCAGTCCTAGATGTCGCGAGCAACATTGGGATGAGCTCACTGTTTGCGCACCGCCTTGGGGCATCAAAGTGTGTTGGTCTTGAGATATCTCGCAAAATGGTAGATTTCGCCTCCAGATTTGCGATGTTCGATGGTCGCTACCCGCAGGTGCAATTCAGACAATTCAATATTGATGACGACGAACTTGCAGGCGAAACTAGGTACGATACAGCATTCATGTTTTCCATCCATGATCACTTGAAGCGACCTTCAAATCTCCTGAAGATCGCTGAAGAAGCCGTTGACAGATATGTGGTATTCGAAGGGCATCCTAACGGTAAACAAGAAGACTATTCTGGTTTCTTTGAGAGCGGAATTTTCAAGAATGTACAACAGCTTGGTGTTTTGCCTGAGTCCGTTTTCAATCAATCAATGAACAGGATTTTGTGGCTTTGCGAAAAGTGA